The following are encoded together in the Bubalus kerabau isolate K-KA32 ecotype Philippines breed swamp buffalo chromosome 3, PCC_UOA_SB_1v2, whole genome shotgun sequence genome:
- the CCDC115 gene encoding coiled-coil domain-containing protein 115 isoform X3 has translation MASRDLRAEGWLSLSKARYAMGAKSVGPLQYASHMEPQVRVGTSEAQDGLQKFWMVRAGTQTPEEVGSREAAFLSSALRRRKGLPRTPEPDSSPAPQNPLKWFGILVPHSLRQAQASFREGLQLAADMASLQSRINWGRSQLQELQEKLKQLEPRAP, from the exons ATGGCTTCTCGGGATCTGCGGGCCGAG GGCTGGCTCTCGCTCTCCAAAGCGCGCTATGCCATGGGTGCCAAGTCAGTAGGGCCCCTGCAGTATGCCTCCCACATGGAGCCCCAGGTCCGCGTCGGCACCAG CGAGGCTCAGGACGGACTCCAGAAGTTCTGGATGGTGAGAGCCGGCACCCAGACTCCAGAAGAGGTGGGATCCCGCGAGGCAG CCTTTCTTTCTTCAGCTCTGCGCAGGCGCAAGGGTCTCCCAAGGACCCCAGAGCCAGActcctccccagctccccagAACCCTTTGAAATGGTTTGGAATCCTGGTTCCTCACAGTCTGCGACAAGCTCAAGCCAGCTTCCGGGAGG GTCTGCAGCTGGCTGCAGACATGGCCAGCCTTCAGAGCCGCATCAACTGGGGTCGAAGCCAGCTCCAGGAACTCCAGGAGAAACTCAAGCAGCTAGAACCCAGGGCTCCCTGA
- the CCDC115 gene encoding coiled-coil domain-containing protein 115 isoform X4: protein MFDLKGWLSLSKARYAMGAKSVGPLQYASHMEPQVRVGTSEAQDGLQKFWMVRAGTQTPEEVGSREAAFLSSALRRRKGLPRTPEPDSSPAPQNPLKWFGILVPHSLRQAQASFREGLQLAADMASLQSRINWGRSQLQELQEKLKQLEPRAP, encoded by the exons ATGTTCGATTTGAAG GGCTGGCTCTCGCTCTCCAAAGCGCGCTATGCCATGGGTGCCAAGTCAGTAGGGCCCCTGCAGTATGCCTCCCACATGGAGCCCCAGGTCCGCGTCGGCACCAG CGAGGCTCAGGACGGACTCCAGAAGTTCTGGATGGTGAGAGCCGGCACCCAGACTCCAGAAGAGGTGGGATCCCGCGAGGCAG CCTTTCTTTCTTCAGCTCTGCGCAGGCGCAAGGGTCTCCCAAGGACCCCAGAGCCAGActcctccccagctccccagAACCCTTTGAAATGGTTTGGAATCCTGGTTCCTCACAGTCTGCGACAAGCTCAAGCCAGCTTCCGGGAGG GTCTGCAGCTGGCTGCAGACATGGCCAGCCTTCAGAGCCGCATCAACTGGGGTCGAAGCCAGCTCCAGGAACTCCAGGAGAAACTCAAGCAGCTAGAACCCAGGGCTCCCTGA
- the CCDC115 gene encoding coiled-coil domain-containing protein 115 isoform X2 yields the protein MASRDLRAEVDFVLLQLLGDLEQLEAKRQALNARVEEGWLSLSKARYAMGAKSVGPLQYASHMEPQVRVGTSEAQDGLQKFWMVRAGTQTPEEVGSREAALRRRKGLPRTPEPDSSPAPQNPLKWFGILVPHSLRQAQASFREGLQLAADMASLQSRINWGRSQLQELQEKLKQLEPRAP from the exons ATGGCTTCTCGGGATCTGCGGGCCGAGGTCGACTTTGTTCTCCTGCAGCTCCTCGGTGACCTGGAGCAACTGGAGGCGAAGCGGCAGGCGCTAAACGCCCGGGTGGAGGAG GGCTGGCTCTCGCTCTCCAAAGCGCGCTATGCCATGGGTGCCAAGTCAGTAGGGCCCCTGCAGTATGCCTCCCACATGGAGCCCCAGGTCCGCGTCGGCACCAG CGAGGCTCAGGACGGACTCCAGAAGTTCTGGATGGTGAGAGCCGGCACCCAGACTCCAGAAGAGGTGGGATCCCGCGAGGCAG CTCTGCGCAGGCGCAAGGGTCTCCCAAGGACCCCAGAGCCAGActcctccccagctccccagAACCCTTTGAAATGGTTTGGAATCCTGGTTCCTCACAGTCTGCGACAAGCTCAAGCCAGCTTCCGGGAGG GTCTGCAGCTGGCTGCAGACATGGCCAGCCTTCAGAGCCGCATCAACTGGGGTCGAAGCCAGCTCCAGGAACTCCAGGAGAAACTCAAGCAGCTAGAACCCAGGGCTCCCTGA
- the CCDC115 gene encoding coiled-coil domain-containing protein 115 isoform X1, giving the protein MASRDLRAEVDFVLLQLLGDLEQLEAKRQALNARVEEGWLSLSKARYAMGAKSVGPLQYASHMEPQVRVGTSEAQDGLQKFWMVRAGTQTPEEVGSREAAFLSSALRRRKGLPRTPEPDSSPAPQNPLKWFGILVPHSLRQAQASFREGLQLAADMASLQSRINWGRSQLQELQEKLKQLEPRAP; this is encoded by the exons ATGGCTTCTCGGGATCTGCGGGCCGAGGTCGACTTTGTTCTCCTGCAGCTCCTCGGTGACCTGGAGCAACTGGAGGCGAAGCGGCAGGCGCTAAACGCCCGGGTGGAGGAG GGCTGGCTCTCGCTCTCCAAAGCGCGCTATGCCATGGGTGCCAAGTCAGTAGGGCCCCTGCAGTATGCCTCCCACATGGAGCCCCAGGTCCGCGTCGGCACCAG CGAGGCTCAGGACGGACTCCAGAAGTTCTGGATGGTGAGAGCCGGCACCCAGACTCCAGAAGAGGTGGGATCCCGCGAGGCAG CCTTTCTTTCTTCAGCTCTGCGCAGGCGCAAGGGTCTCCCAAGGACCCCAGAGCCAGActcctccccagctccccagAACCCTTTGAAATGGTTTGGAATCCTGGTTCCTCACAGTCTGCGACAAGCTCAAGCCAGCTTCCGGGAGG GTCTGCAGCTGGCTGCAGACATGGCCAGCCTTCAGAGCCGCATCAACTGGGGTCGAAGCCAGCTCCAGGAACTCCAGGAGAAACTCAAGCAGCTAGAACCCAGGGCTCCCTGA